One Brevibacillus choshinensis genomic window carries:
- a CDS encoding sensor histidine kinase: MQSKQEILEKLTGIQSSRKSYYTELNYLVEEMKKKNRQLAVINQLTQIQINASWPEISIYIASQLSQILPFDHFILTLVKGGQLTSYLAKGGEEEWQCHTLRQASAPDQASLSILNLLHQSLTERFPDHHARSVPLRSQFNQTFGFLTLLQGIRPASVGEEAELFSLIASHVAVSVENILLFQDVSEKINIEAQLVQSAKMAAIGEMAAGIAHELNSPLTAILGNSQLLLREMKESPAAPLMNDIYQCGVRCKKIIQNLLTFSRQEEYLFSTISINEVVEDALSLIGYQLSVSGLTVTKELADPPLLFHGSRHQIEQIVINLLLNARDALVGREDPFIEIRSLLVEEDDGDAYVGLSVHDNGEGIAADSLRQIFQPFYSTKERSKGTGLGLSVSLGIAEAHGGKLLAESEENQYSRFTLLLPLLREEIRHGEKTNADRG, encoded by the coding sequence ATGCAGAGCAAACAGGAAATACTCGAAAAGCTGACCGGCATCCAATCCTCCCGGAAAAGCTATTACACCGAGCTGAATTACCTCGTGGAGGAAATGAAGAAGAAAAACAGGCAGCTGGCCGTCATCAACCAGCTGACGCAAATCCAGATCAACGCCTCCTGGCCGGAGATAAGCATCTACATCGCGAGCCAGCTTTCGCAGATCCTCCCGTTTGATCATTTTATCCTCACGCTGGTAAAGGGAGGGCAGCTCACCTCCTATTTGGCGAAAGGCGGAGAGGAAGAGTGGCAATGTCACACACTTCGGCAGGCCAGCGCACCGGATCAGGCGTCCCTCTCCATTCTGAATTTGCTGCATCAGTCTTTGACAGAGCGTTTTCCGGACCATCACGCGCGATCCGTTCCACTGCGCAGCCAGTTCAATCAGACATTTGGCTTTCTCACCTTGCTGCAGGGGATCCGCCCTGCCTCAGTCGGCGAAGAGGCAGAACTGTTTTCCCTCATCGCCAGTCATGTCGCCGTCTCTGTCGAAAATATCCTGCTCTTTCAGGATGTCAGCGAAAAGATCAACATCGAGGCCCAGCTGGTGCAATCCGCGAAAATGGCTGCGATCGGGGAAATGGCAGCCGGCATCGCGCATGAGCTGAACAGCCCGCTGACGGCTATACTCGGGAATTCGCAGCTGCTCCTGAGAGAAATGAAAGAGAGCCCGGCTGCTCCCCTGATGAACGATATCTACCAATGCGGCGTGCGCTGCAAGAAGATCATTCAAAACCTGCTCACCTTTTCTAGGCAGGAAGAGTACCTGTTCTCTACCATCTCAATCAACGAAGTCGTAGAGGATGCACTTAGCCTCATCGGCTACCAGCTCTCCGTTTCCGGTCTGACCGTGACCAAAGAGCTGGCCGACCCTCCGCTGCTCTTTCACGGGAGCCGCCACCAAATCGAGCAGATTGTCATCAACCTTTTGCTCAATGCGAGGGATGCCCTCGTCGGCCGAGAAGATCCTTTCATTGAAATCCGGTCTTTACTGGTAGAAGAAGACGACGGGGATGCCTATGTCGGGCTTTCCGTTCACGACAACGGAGAAGGGATCGCTGCCGATTCGCTGCGGCAAATCTTTCAGCCGTTTTATTCCACCAAGGAGCGGTCAAAAGGGACGGGTCTTGGCTTGTCCGTCAGTCTGGGAATTGCAGAAGCGCATGGAGGGAAGCTTCTCGCGGAAAGTGAGGAAAATCAGTACAGCCGCTTCACGTTGCTTTTGCCGCTTTTACGAGAGGAGATTCGCCATGGAGAGAAAACGAATGCTGATCGTGGATGA
- a CDS encoding benzoate/H(+) symporter BenE family transporter: MVSSNQRWSFSSIKNIPADFSVSALIVGLIATMVSYAGPLLIVFQAAKAASLSDALLSSWIWAISIGSGVTAIVLSIRYRTPVITAWSTPGAVLLVTSLSVYSYGDAIGAYLFSAVVITLLGVSGLFSTIMRYVPPAITTAMLAGILLSFGVQVFVSMQQLPALALPMMISYLLAKRWSPRYAVVLSLLVGLLTAFLLNRFELAGIQIAIVEPVFTMPAFSLDAIIGLGIPLCIVTMASQNAPGIGVLQADGYDTPTSPLITTTGAASLLLAPFGAHGINLAAITAAICTGKEAHPDPAKRYIAGIACGAFYLVFGMFGATIASVFSAFPKELIAVIAGLALFGSLGSSLASAMSEATQRESALITFLVTISGITIGGIGSAFWGLVAGVITNALLAGDVRRWLGRNRRQPS; the protein is encoded by the coding sequence GTGGTTTCTTCCAATCAGCGCTGGTCGTTTTCTTCGATCAAAAACATTCCGGCCGATTTTTCTGTCTCAGCTCTCATCGTGGGCCTGATCGCCACCATGGTTTCATACGCAGGCCCGCTCTTGATCGTCTTTCAGGCAGCCAAGGCAGCCAGTCTGAGCGACGCCTTGCTGTCTTCCTGGATTTGGGCCATTTCCATCGGAAGCGGTGTGACTGCCATCGTGCTCAGTATCCGCTATCGCACGCCGGTCATCACAGCTTGGTCGACTCCGGGTGCGGTTCTGCTGGTCACCAGCCTGTCCGTCTACTCGTACGGGGATGCGATCGGCGCCTATCTCTTTTCAGCCGTCGTAATTACACTGCTCGGTGTTTCCGGACTTTTTTCGACGATCATGCGGTACGTTCCTCCAGCGATTACCACTGCCATGCTGGCTGGAATCCTGCTTTCCTTTGGCGTCCAGGTATTTGTCTCCATGCAGCAGCTCCCGGCGCTCGCTCTCCCGATGATGATCAGCTACTTGCTGGCGAAGCGCTGGTCTCCGCGATACGCTGTCGTGCTGTCCTTGCTGGTGGGTCTGCTGACTGCCTTTTTGCTGAATCGCTTTGAGCTCGCCGGCATCCAGATAGCGATCGTCGAACCCGTCTTTACCATGCCTGCCTTTTCTCTCGATGCCATCATCGGGCTCGGCATACCCCTGTGCATCGTGACCATGGCCTCTCAAAACGCGCCGGGAATCGGTGTCCTTCAGGCTGATGGCTATGATACGCCGACCAGCCCGTTGATTACGACAACTGGGGCAGCATCCCTCTTGCTCGCTCCCTTTGGCGCCCACGGAATTAATCTGGCCGCGATTACAGCAGCGATCTGCACGGGCAAGGAAGCGCATCCGGATCCCGCCAAGCGTTATATCGCAGGGATTGCGTGCGGAGCCTTTTACCTCGTGTTCGGGATGTTCGGCGCCACCATCGCTTCGGTGTTCTCCGCCTTCCCAAAGGAGCTGATCGCAGTCATCGCAGGACTCGCCCTGTTCGGCTCGCTCGGCTCCAGTCTGGCATCTGCGATGAGTGAAGCCACGCAAAGAGAGAGTGCGCTCATTACGTTTCTCGTCACGATATCGGGCATTACCATCGGAGGGATCGGCTCGGCGTTTTGGGGATTGGTTGCCGGGGTGATCACGAATGCGCTGCTTGCGGGGGATGTTCGGAGGTGGTTGGGCCGGAACAGAAGACAGCCTTCGTAG
- a CDS encoding sigma-54-dependent transcriptional regulator, with protein sequence MERKRMLIVDDETEVTSFFTYFLRQKNCEVVVANTGKDVDRLLASGAEGFHAALVDLKLPDANGLDLLKRIKAVHPSCEVLIMTGYSTIKSAVTAVQWGAKDYLEKPFDDLDSLERIIDAVLESSAQEEDELSREAARYGILYAPGSPMAKVAAIAKKLAKKAIHILVEGETGTGKELMARFLHGASSRSQQPFVAFNCGAVPESLLESELFGYEKGAFTGALKARKGFFELAHNGTLFLDEIGEAPASIQVKLLRTLETGEFMRIGAEQVGQSNIRFISATNRDLEYEVEMNRFRRDLLYRLEGIKLSIPPLRERSQDIPVIAQAYLQKRIGSACEFDPDAMELLQQYHWPGNVRQLINVLNQTLALHDSERIRAEHLPLSLREREMQSAATPQLADQLTISQQIDRECERFVQAITRSVPSIDGFDFDYLIKRIKQLEGEVGRTIIEKGLSETKGDRQLLSKKLNITKRTIRYILNEKGSGTTSV encoded by the coding sequence ATGGAGAGAAAACGAATGCTGATCGTGGATGATGAAACAGAAGTGACTTCTTTTTTCACCTATTTTCTCAGGCAAAAAAACTGCGAGGTAGTCGTGGCGAACACAGGAAAAGACGTGGATCGCCTGCTTGCCTCCGGGGCGGAGGGCTTCCATGCTGCCCTGGTCGATTTGAAGCTGCCCGATGCCAATGGCTTGGACCTGCTCAAGCGAATCAAAGCGGTCCACCCCTCCTGCGAGGTCTTGATCATGACCGGCTACAGCACGATCAAGTCCGCCGTGACTGCTGTGCAATGGGGGGCCAAGGACTACCTGGAAAAGCCGTTTGACGATCTGGACAGTCTGGAGCGCATCATTGACGCCGTCCTGGAATCGTCGGCCCAAGAGGAGGACGAGCTGTCCCGAGAGGCAGCCAGGTACGGCATCCTCTACGCTCCGGGCAGCCCGATGGCCAAGGTCGCTGCCATCGCCAAGAAGCTGGCGAAAAAGGCGATTCATATTCTCGTGGAAGGTGAGACCGGAACCGGAAAAGAGCTGATGGCCCGCTTTCTGCACGGGGCCAGCTCCCGGTCCCAGCAGCCTTTTGTCGCCTTTAACTGCGGAGCCGTTCCTGAATCCTTGCTGGAAAGCGAGCTGTTTGGCTACGAGAAAGGGGCCTTTACCGGAGCGTTGAAAGCACGCAAAGGCTTTTTCGAGCTCGCTCACAACGGCACCCTGTTTCTCGATGAAATCGGGGAAGCCCCTGCTTCGATCCAAGTGAAGCTGCTGCGCACACTGGAGACGGGGGAGTTCATGCGCATCGGTGCGGAACAAGTCGGCCAAAGCAACATTCGCTTCATTTCCGCCACCAACCGCGATCTGGAGTACGAAGTCGAGATGAATCGCTTTCGCAGGGATTTGCTCTACCGCCTCGAAGGGATCAAGCTGTCCATTCCTCCCCTGCGGGAACGAAGCCAGGACATACCTGTGATCGCCCAGGCATATCTCCAGAAAAGAATCGGAAGCGCCTGCGAATTTGATCCGGACGCGATGGAGCTGCTCCAGCAGTACCATTGGCCGGGCAATGTACGCCAGCTGATCAACGTGCTGAATCAGACCCTCGCCCTGCACGACTCCGAGAGAATACGTGCGGAGCACCTGCCTCTCAGCCTGCGCGAGAGGGAGATGCAAAGCGCCGCGACTCCCCAGCTCGCAGATCAGCTGACAATCTCCCAGCAGATCGATCGCGAATGCGAGCGCTTTGTCCAAGCGATTACCCGGAGCGTCCCGTCCATTGACGGATTCGATTTCGACTATTTGATCAAGCGCATCAAGCAGCTGGAGGGCGAGGTCGGCCGAACCATCATTGAAAAGGGCCTGTCCGAAACAAAGGGAGACCGCCAGCTGCTGAGCAAAAAGCTGAATATCACCAAACGTACGATCCGCTACATTTTAAATGAAAAGGGTTCGGGCACAACCTCAGTCTGA
- a CDS encoding helix-turn-helix transcriptional regulator, whose translation MRADRLVSILLLLQNHGRMTAKELAERLEVSERTIHRDMEALGMAGVPVFAERGTNGGWALTEGYRTDLTGLKPSELQSLLLVSPTMQLQDLGMRDSFEAAWQKLLAASPAATRQNAEHARQRLHIDGAGWHQVAETFPCLPIVQEAVWQERALFIRYQRGEDLVERTVLPLGLVAKRSTWYFVAQVESDLRTYRLSRLKEARMLEESFIRPEGFDLASYWEQSTADFQSSLPRYPAMIRVREKGLARLQQERYLQIKTTHPAESEWVAAHVEFQTLGSACEIVLSYGSLIQVIEPQELRTSVIEAATAILDGYR comes from the coding sequence ATGCGTGCTGATCGGTTGGTCTCGATATTGCTGTTGCTGCAAAATCACGGACGGATGACGGCCAAGGAGCTGGCAGAAAGGCTGGAGGTATCGGAGCGCACGATTCACCGTGACATGGAGGCTCTCGGCATGGCGGGCGTTCCTGTATTTGCCGAGCGTGGAACGAATGGAGGCTGGGCGCTGACCGAGGGCTACCGCACAGACCTGACGGGGCTAAAACCGAGTGAGCTTCAGTCGCTGCTGCTCGTTTCCCCAACCATGCAGCTACAAGATCTGGGCATGCGCGACAGCTTTGAGGCGGCCTGGCAAAAGCTCCTGGCTGCCTCCCCCGCGGCAACCCGCCAAAATGCGGAGCACGCCCGACAACGCCTTCATATCGACGGTGCTGGTTGGCATCAAGTCGCAGAGACGTTTCCCTGCCTGCCTATCGTGCAGGAAGCTGTCTGGCAGGAGCGCGCCCTTTTTATCCGCTATCAGCGGGGAGAAGATTTGGTCGAGAGAACCGTCCTTCCTCTTGGGCTGGTAGCGAAGCGCAGCACCTGGTATTTCGTCGCCCAGGTGGAGAGCGACCTGCGCACCTACCGGCTATCCCGGTTGAAAGAGGCACGCATGCTGGAGGAGTCCTTTATCCGCCCTGAAGGTTTCGATCTCGCCAGCTACTGGGAGCAGTCGACAGCCGACTTCCAATCGAGCCTGCCTCGCTATCCCGCGATGATCCGCGTCAGGGAAAAAGGTCTCGCTCGACTCCAGCAGGAGAGATACCTCCAAATAAAAACCACCCATCCCGCAGAAAGCGAATGGGTGGCAGCTCATGTGGAGTTTCAAACACTGGGCTCCGCTTGTGAGATCGTCCTTTCCTACGGCTCCCTGATTCAAGTGATCGAGCCACAGGAGCTGCGCACGAGTGTGATCGAAGCAGCAACAGCGATCCTCGATGGATACAGATGA
- a CDS encoding iron-containing alcohol dehydrogenase: MQISKFMTPEIIFGNQSIAQIGESLRRLGATRVFLVSDPGVVGAGWVEKIIQYLLQQRLDYHLWTHVTANPKDYEIHAGVAEYRAHECNAILGVGGGSAIDAAKAIALLGTNEGSIVDYEGVDKIAHPLPPMVMVPTTAGSGSEVSQFSIIVDSARKVKMAIISKSLIPDIAIIDPQTLMTKDKQLTANTGMDVLTHAIESYISLAATPLTEVHSLQAMRLIARHLRPSAASQYNAEAKGAMAMASLQAGIAFSNAILGAVHAMSHQLGGYLDAPHGEVNAILLPHVLEYNYIAAPEKYRHIAECLGENTAGLSARESSRLALKAVKELSRDLDCPESLSAIGLVPEQIELLSAHALLDVCMTTNPRDMSAQDVAALFRQAL; encoded by the coding sequence ATGCAAATTTCGAAATTCATGACACCGGAGATCATTTTTGGCAATCAGTCCATTGCCCAGATCGGAGAAAGCCTGCGCAGACTCGGAGCGACTCGCGTCTTTCTCGTCAGCGATCCGGGAGTCGTAGGTGCCGGCTGGGTGGAGAAAATCATCCAATACCTCTTGCAGCAAAGACTCGACTACCATCTGTGGACCCATGTCACAGCCAACCCAAAGGACTACGAAATCCATGCGGGCGTAGCGGAATATCGTGCCCATGAATGCAATGCGATCCTCGGTGTAGGCGGAGGCAGTGCCATCGATGCGGCGAAAGCGATCGCTCTGCTCGGGACCAATGAAGGAAGCATCGTCGATTATGAAGGCGTAGACAAAATCGCGCATCCTCTCCCTCCGATGGTCATGGTCCCGACCACTGCTGGCTCCGGCTCCGAGGTTTCGCAATTTTCCATCATTGTTGACAGCGCCCGCAAAGTAAAGATGGCCATCATCTCCAAGTCACTCATTCCGGATATCGCCATCATCGATCCGCAGACCTTGATGACCAAAGACAAGCAGCTCACTGCCAATACCGGCATGGACGTCCTCACGCATGCCATCGAATCCTACATTTCTCTCGCTGCCACTCCCCTGACGGAGGTGCACTCGCTGCAGGCGATGCGGCTGATTGCGAGGCACTTGCGACCGTCTGCCGCCAGTCAGTACAACGCAGAAGCCAAGGGAGCCATGGCGATGGCCAGCCTCCAGGCAGGGATTGCTTTTTCCAACGCCATTCTCGGGGCCGTGCATGCCATGTCCCATCAGCTGGGGGGCTACCTGGATGCACCGCACGGGGAAGTGAATGCGATCCTGCTCCCTCACGTTCTCGAATACAACTATATCGCCGCCCCTGAAAAATACAGGCACATCGCCGAATGCTTGGGGGAAAACACGGCTGGTTTAAGTGCGCGGGAATCCTCCCGGCTCGCCCTGAAAGCCGTGAAGGAGCTGTCTCGCGATCTGGATTGTCCGGAATCCCTGTCCGCCATCGGGCTCGTTCCCGAACAGATTGAACTGCTGAGCGCGCATGCTTTGCTGGACGTCTGCATGACGACCAATCCACGCGACATGAGCGCCCAAGACGTCGCTGCCCTTTTCCGCCAGGCCTTGTAA
- the adhP gene encoding alcohol dehydrogenase AdhP, which translates to MKAAVVGEFQKKLEVKEVPVPEVGYGEVLVKIKTCGVCHTDLHAAHGDWPVKPKLPLIPGHEGVGVVEKLGEGVTSLKLGDRVGIPWLFSACGECDYCLSGWETLCQKQVNGGYSVDGAYAEYCVAPAAYVARIPNELSDVDAAPILCAGVTTYKALKVANVKPGEWVAIYGIGGLGHVALQYAKAMGYNVVAVDIHNEKLELAKELGADVTVNGSEVDPVAAIQEQVGGVHGAISVAVTKKAFEQAYQSVRRGGSLVVVGLPNAELPIPIFDTVLNGVTVKGSIVGTRKDMQEALDFAARGKVRAIIETQPLDKINEVFERMEKGQINGRVVLTME; encoded by the coding sequence ATGAAGGCAGCGGTTGTAGGAGAATTCCAAAAGAAACTGGAGGTAAAGGAAGTACCGGTACCGGAAGTAGGCTATGGAGAAGTCTTGGTCAAAATCAAGACGTGCGGGGTATGTCATACTGACCTGCATGCCGCTCACGGGGATTGGCCGGTCAAGCCAAAGCTGCCGCTGATTCCCGGGCATGAAGGGGTAGGGGTCGTCGAAAAGCTGGGCGAAGGCGTGACATCATTGAAGCTGGGAGATCGGGTAGGGATTCCATGGCTGTTCTCCGCATGCGGCGAGTGCGATTACTGCCTGAGCGGCTGGGAAACCCTTTGCCAAAAGCAAGTGAACGGCGGCTATTCAGTAGATGGCGCTTATGCGGAATATTGCGTGGCACCGGCTGCTTACGTAGCTCGCATCCCGAATGAACTCAGTGACGTGGACGCTGCTCCGATCCTTTGCGCGGGCGTGACGACCTACAAAGCGCTGAAGGTAGCCAACGTAAAACCAGGAGAGTGGGTAGCCATCTACGGCATCGGCGGTTTGGGTCACGTAGCTCTCCAGTACGCGAAAGCAATGGGCTACAACGTGGTGGCCGTGGACATCCACAATGAAAAGCTGGAGCTGGCGAAAGAACTGGGGGCAGATGTCACCGTGAACGGCAGCGAAGTCGATCCGGTAGCCGCGATTCAGGAGCAGGTGGGCGGCGTACACGGGGCGATCAGTGTAGCGGTTACGAAAAAGGCATTTGAGCAAGCATACCAATCAGTGAGACGCGGAGGCTCTCTCGTCGTCGTGGGACTGCCCAATGCAGAGCTGCCGATTCCGATTTTCGATACCGTTTTAAACGGCGTGACGGTCAAAGGATCGATCGTCGGCACGAGAAAGGATATGCAGGAAGCTCTCGACTTCGCGGCTCGCGGCAAAGTGCGGGCGATCATCGAAACGCAGCCGCTCGACAAGATCAATGAAGTGTTCGAGCGGATGGAAAAAGGGCAAATCAACGGGCGCGTTGTTTTGACGATGGAATAG
- a CDS encoding GGDEF domain-containing protein gives MERVPLTLLLFDVDHFKTINDTHGHYTGDRVLQDLTERISRHLRADDVFGRHGGDEFAILLPGMDEADSSRFAETIKIEIEKGSIPGHDSSYTIEMKWPAPQRRAKKRYGLDFQSKIIGVSSPAIR, from the coding sequence ATGGAAAGAGTTCCCCTCACGCTGCTGTTGTTTGACGTCGATCACTTCAAGACCATCAACGATACGCACGGGCATTATACAGGGGATCGCGTGCTGCAGGATTTGACGGAGAGAATATCGCGGCATCTGCGTGCAGACGATGTTTTTGGCCGACATGGCGGCGATGAATTTGCCATTCTTCTTCCTGGAATGGACGAGGCCGACTCCTCTCGATTTGCAGAGACCATAAAAATAGAAATCGAAAAAGGGAGCATTCCCGGTCATGACAGCTCCTATACCATCGAAATGAAGTGGCCCGCACCGCAACGGAGAGCAAAGAAGCGGTATGGTCTTGATTTTCAATCCAAAATCATCGGCGTATCCAGTCCTGCCATCCGCTAG
- a CDS encoding SDR family oxidoreductase: MKPLQGKVAVVAGGTRGAGRGIAVMLGEAGATVYVTGRSVRGQPSDLGRAETIEETAEMVTAAGGEGIAVRVDHTQEQEVRALFERIGEERDGQLDLLVNDIWGGESLTEWGKAFWEGSLEKGLLMQKRAIHTHLITSHYAAPLMVKQKSGLIIEITDGVDYRYRGNLYYSLAKTSVIHLAQAMAEELRPHGVTALALTPGFLRSEEMLEHFGVTEETWREAAKKDPHFIMSETPTYIGRAVAALASDPAIASKSGKAFSTWGLSEEYPFTDKDGSRPHWGNYAKEQGL; encoded by the coding sequence ATGAAGCCTTTACAGGGAAAAGTGGCGGTAGTGGCTGGCGGAACGCGAGGCGCCGGGAGAGGAATCGCGGTCATGCTCGGGGAAGCAGGGGCAACGGTTTACGTGACTGGCCGCAGTGTCAGAGGTCAACCATCCGACTTGGGGAGAGCAGAGACCATCGAGGAAACGGCGGAAATGGTGACAGCAGCAGGCGGTGAGGGAATCGCGGTGCGCGTTGATCATACGCAGGAGCAAGAGGTCCGTGCTCTGTTCGAGCGGATCGGGGAAGAACGGGATGGACAGCTGGATCTGTTGGTCAACGACATATGGGGAGGCGAATCGCTGACAGAATGGGGCAAGGCATTCTGGGAAGGGTCGCTGGAAAAAGGGCTGCTCATGCAGAAGCGTGCGATCCATACCCATCTGATCACGAGCCATTATGCAGCGCCGTTGATGGTAAAACAGAAAAGCGGACTGATCATCGAGATCACGGACGGCGTGGATTACCGGTACCGGGGGAATCTGTACTACAGCCTCGCGAAGACATCGGTCATTCATTTGGCACAGGCGATGGCCGAAGAATTGCGTCCACATGGCGTGACTGCGCTTGCACTGACACCAGGCTTCTTGCGGTCGGAAGAAATGCTGGAGCACTTTGGCGTGACGGAGGAGACGTGGAGAGAGGCGGCCAAAAAAGATCCGCATTTTATCATGTCAGAGACCCCTACCTATATCGGCAGGGCAGTCGCAGCATTAGCAAGCGACCCCGCGATTGCGAGCAAATCAGGAAAAGCTTTCAGCACATGGGGCTTGTCTGAGGAGTATCCGTTTACCGACAAGGACGGCAGCCGCCCGCACTGGGGGAATTACGCAAAGGAACAGGGGCTGTAG